Proteins found in one Patescibacteria group bacterium genomic segment:
- a CDS encoding glycosyltransferase family 4 protein: MKIIIAADIFPPDIGGPATYSKNLAKELVKKGHKVLVVCYGNNNEKNEINDFEIIKINRSKPVFFRYLDYFLTVLKQGKNFDLIFAQGPVSSGFPVMIATKILRKKFIVKVVGDYAWEQGKNRFKIKDGIDEFQNKKYGFKVEVFKFIQKLVVKNAKKIITPSYYLRDIVKGWGVKEKNIEVIYNAINLDNIFVIDKNSAQEKIKIKGKIVFSVGRLVCWKGFKMLINIWKEILKKDENLKLVIAGDGPEKEKLEKIIKNNDLEKSVFLVGRIARKDLIYYFNSSEIFVLNSGYEGLSHVLIEVMSCGLPAIASNKGGNKEIIKDEHNGMLVEYNNSEKWEQAILKLLADENLRKKFVDNSTRNLKKFEYFEMINKTLKVLESMLK; this comes from the coding sequence ATGAAAATAATCATAGCGGCTGATATTTTTCCACCTGATATTGGAGGGCCAGCAACTTACAGTAAAAATTTAGCAAAAGAATTAGTTAAAAAGGGACATAAAGTTTTAGTTGTTTGTTATGGCAATAATAATGAAAAAAATGAAATTAACGATTTTGAAATAATCAAAATAAACAGAAGCAAGCCTGTTTTTTTTAGATATTTAGATTATTTTTTAACAGTTTTGAAACAAGGCAAAAATTTTGATTTAATTTTTGCTCAAGGCCCTGTTTCATCAGGCTTTCCAGTAATGATCGCGACAAAAATTTTGCGAAAAAAATTTATTGTAAAAGTAGTCGGAGATTACGCTTGGGAGCAGGGCAAAAACCGATTTAAAATAAAAGATGGGATTGATGAATTTCAAAATAAAAAATATGGCTTTAAAGTAGAAGTTTTTAAATTTATTCAAAAATTAGTTGTTAAAAACGCGAAAAAAATAATTACTCCTAGTTATTATTTGCGTGATATAGTAAAAGGCTGGGGAGTTAAAGAAAAAAATATTGAAGTAATTTATAATGCAATAAATTTAGATAATATTTTTGTAATAGATAAAAATTCAGCTCAAGAAAAAATAAAGATTAAAGGGAAAATTGTTTTTTCTGTTGGACGGCTTGTGTGTTGGAAAGGATTTAAAATGTTAATTAATATTTGGAAAGAAATTTTAAAAAAAGACGAAAATTTGAAATTAGTAATTGCTGGAGACGGGCCGGAAAAAGAAAAATTAGAAAAAATAATAAAAAATAATGACTTAGAAAAAAGTGTTTTTTTAGTTGGCAGAATAGCCCGCAAAGATTTAATTTATTATTTTAATTCTTCTGAAATTTTTGTTTTAAATTCCGGTTATGAAGGGTTGTCGCATGTTCTGATTGAAGTAATGTCGTGTGGTCTTCCTGCCATTGCTTCTAATAAAGGCGGAAACAAAGAAATAATAAAAGATGAGCATAATGGAATGTTAGTGGAATATAATAATAGCGAGAAATGGGAACAAGCGATTTTAAAACTGTTAGCTGATGAAAATTTAAGAAAAAAATTTGTTGATAATTCAACGCGAAACTTAAAAAAATTTGAGTATTTTGAGATGATAAACAAAACTTTAAAAGTTTTAGAAAGCATGTTAAAATAA
- a CDS encoding glycosyltransferase family 4 protein produces MRKKILIFSITYPPFVGGAELAIKEETDRIKNIQFDMITLRFDSNLPKVERIGNVNVYRIGFTKKGATMKDLTLFPLKLNKLIFPFIAYCKAVKLYKKNKYDAIWAMMAAYAGFAAMFFKIFYSKVPYLLTLQEGDPIDYIFKKVKFIRPLFKKIFTKADYLQAISNYLANWGRSMGFKGKLKVIPNAVSTAHFSQEYSEEELNNLKKELGKSENDKYVVTTSRLVLKNAVDDVIKSLQYLPENVKFLILGDGPDRNKLGELAKKLKVENRVKFLGLVDHKIMPKYLKASDIFIRPSLSEGLGNSFLEAMAAEIPVIATQEGGIADFLFDAKKNPDKKTTGWAVNTRDPKGIANAIKEILNNSDKTAEVVASAKKMVFEKYDWDIIAKDMENIFKNIKIQ; encoded by the coding sequence ATGCGAAAAAAAATTTTAATTTTTTCAATAACTTATCCGCCGTTTGTGGGCGGAGCTGAATTAGCGATCAAAGAAGAAACAGATCGTATCAAAAATATTCAATTTGATATGATAACTTTGCGTTTTGACAGCAATTTACCAAAAGTTGAGCGAATCGGAAATGTCAATGTTTATCGTATAGGATTTACCAAAAAAGGAGCAACAATGAAAGATTTAACTCTTTTTCCTTTAAAATTAAACAAATTGATTTTTCCTTTTATTGCTTATTGCAAGGCTGTAAAATTGTATAAAAAAAATAAATATGACGCGATTTGGGCAATGATGGCGGCTTACGCGGGTTTTGCAGCAATGTTTTTTAAAATTTTTTATTCAAAAGTGCCATATTTGCTTACATTGCAAGAAGGAGATCCAATAGATTATATATTTAAAAAAGTAAAATTTATTCGTCCGTTGTTTAAAAAAATTTTTACAAAAGCTGACTACCTGCAAGCCATTTCCAATTATTTGGCAAATTGGGGCAGAAGTATGGGGTTTAAAGGCAAGTTAAAAGTTATTCCTAATGCGGTAAGCACAGCTCATTTTTCGCAAGAATATAGCGAAGAAGAATTAAATAATTTAAAAAAAGAACTTGGAAAATCAGAGAATGATAAATATGTTGTTACAACATCTCGTTTAGTTTTAAAGAACGCCGTTGATGATGTGATAAAATCTTTGCAATATTTGCCAGAAAATGTAAAATTTTTAATTTTGGGCGATGGTCCTGACAGAAATAAATTAGGAGAATTAGCAAAAAAATTAAAAGTGGAAAACAGGGTAAAATTTTTAGGTTTAGTTGATCATAAAATAATGCCAAAATATTTAAAAGCATCTGATATTTTTATTCGTCCTTCTCTTTCAGAGGGTCTTGGAAATTCTTTTTTGGAGGCAATGGCTGCTGAGATTCCAGTTATTGCGACACAAGAGGGAGGAATAGCTGATTTTTTATTTGACGCTAAAAAAAATCCAGATAAAAAAACAACTGGATGGGCAGTTAATACTCGCGATCCAAAAGGAATTGCAAACGCAATTAAAGAAATATTAAATAATTCTGATAAAACAGCGGAAGTTGTAGCTAGCGCTAAAAAAATGGTTTTTGAAAAATATGATTGGGATATTATCGCGAAAGATATGGAAAATATTTTTAAAAATATTAAAATCCAATAA
- a CDS encoding GtrA family protein, producing MKLIYKNKLFVKYCVVGGTAAAVDFSILFILTDFLNVYYLISATISFIVSALTNYSLNRSWTFRSNGKKRKQLPIFFTIATIGLILNNSIMYFSVEVLAVWYIWAKVVATGIVLIWNFIGNKYLTFNKKFNEKFYNSPFEKGG from the coding sequence TTGAAATTAATTTATAAGAATAAATTATTTGTTAAATATTGCGTAGTCGGCGGAACAGCTGCTGCTGTTGATTTTAGTATTCTTTTTATTTTAACTGATTTTTTAAATGTTTACTATTTAATTTCCGCCACGATTTCTTTTATTGTTTCAGCATTAACAAATTATTCTCTAAATAGATCATGGACTTTTCGTTCAAATGGCAAAAAAAGAAAACAACTTCCTATATTTTTTACCATTGCCACAATAGGGCTTATTTTAAATAATAGTATTATGTATTTTTCAGTAGAGGTATTGGCTGTTTGGTATATTTGGGCAAAAGTTGTTGCAACAGGAATTGTGTTAATATGGAATTTTATTGGCAATAAATATCTTACTTTTAACAAAAAATTTAATGAAAAATTTTACAATTCCCCCTTTGAAAAAGGGGGGTAG
- a CDS encoding polyprenol monophosphomannose synthase, whose translation MKNNNKKIFICVPTYNEKENIERLVKKIFDLIPQLSAGENLKLVIIDDNSPDQTGKIADELSKKYPIKVIHRKGKIGLGSAYIAGFKYALEKNADFVFEMDADFSHSPEDIPRFLKEADNGFEVILGSRKIKNGKIKNWNFWRYFCSYGAMFFSRLILRLKTKDVTTGFRCYKSDVLRKLNLDNIKSNGYAFQEEMIYLCEKKNFSIKEIPITFIDRKFGKSKLSYKDIIEFFIKIIKLKLP comes from the coding sequence ATGAAAAATAATAACAAAAAAATTTTTATTTGCGTTCCGACTTATAATGAGAAGGAAAATATTGAAAGATTAGTTAAAAAAATTTTTGATTTGATCCCGCAATTATCTGCGGGGGAAAATTTAAAATTGGTTATTATTGACGACAATTCTCCTGATCAAACAGGAAAAATTGCTGATGAACTATCTAAAAAATATCCAATTAAAGTTATTCATAGAAAAGGAAAAATAGGGCTAGGAAGCGCTTATATCGCCGGGTTCAAATACGCTTTAGAAAAAAACGCTGATTTTGTTTTTGAAATGGACGCTGATTTTTCGCATAGTCCTGAAGATATACCAAGATTTTTAAAAGAAGCTGATAATGGCTTTGAAGTTATTTTAGGATCGCGAAAAATAAAAAATGGAAAAATTAAAAATTGGAATTTTTGGCGGTATTTTTGTTCATACGGTGCGATGTTTTTTTCACGCTTAATATTAAGATTAAAAACTAAAGATGTCACAACAGGTTTTAGATGTTATAAAAGCGATGTTTTAAGAAAATTGAATTTAGACAATATAAAAAGCAATGGATACGCGTTTCAGGAAGAGATGATATATTTATGCGAGAAAAAGAATTTTTCAATAAAAGAAATTCCGATAACATTTATTGACAGAAAATTCGGCAAATCAAAACTTTCTTATAAAGATATAATTGAATTTTTCATAAAAATTATAAAATTAAAATTACCTTAA
- a CDS encoding glycosyltransferase family 4 protein produces MKVLMISLDKNLLGVKMSFGDAIDRHKIYGKYVDRLDIIVMNKKSVGKSEIFKIAENIKSYPTNSLSRFFYFLNVYKLGKKIYKSRKFDLIVCQDPFLTGLAGFLLKKKTKAKLIVHSHGDFFGNFFWLKENWFNLFLILIGKFVIKKADAIRVVSQGIFDKLVKIGINKKKIYRISTPVDLEKFSKFNNEKVLEIKNKYCNKKIVLFVGRLVKAKNIFLLIDSFKQVLKEYQNTVLLIVGDGEQKEILRARIKKENLENIIFLLGAVNHNELPNYYKASEFFVLSSTNESFGKVLIEAAATSKPSVASDTVGAREIIQKDKTGFIVPINNKKELSEKILLLLKDKEKTKEMGRRAYDYVFNNFGFQASVKKIIKMWEGTIKS; encoded by the coding sequence ATGAAAGTTTTAATGATTAGTTTGGACAAAAATTTATTGGGAGTTAAAATGTCCTTTGGAGACGCGATTGATCGGCATAAAATTTACGGTAAATATGTTGACAGGCTTGATATTATTGTGATGAATAAAAAAAGCGTGGGTAAGTCTGAAATTTTTAAAATTGCTGAAAATATTAAATCTTATCCGACAAATTCTTTGTCGCGTTTTTTTTATTTTTTAAACGTTTATAAATTAGGAAAAAAAATATATAAAAGCAGAAAGTTTGATTTAATAGTCTGCCAGGATCCGTTTTTGACAGGGCTTGCGGGATTTTTATTAAAGAAAAAAACAAAAGCGAAATTGATTGTTCATTCGCATGGCGATTTTTTTGGCAATTTTTTTTGGCTGAAAGAAAATTGGTTTAATTTATTTTTAATATTGATTGGAAAATTCGTTATAAAAAAAGCTGACGCGATTAGAGTTGTTAGCCAGGGAATATTTGATAAATTAGTTAAGATTGGAATAAACAAAAAAAAGATTTACAGAATTTCAACGCCAGTTGATTTAGAAAAATTTTCTAAATTTAATAATGAAAAAGTTTTAGAAATTAAAAATAAGTATTGTAATAAAAAAATTGTTTTGTTTGTCGGCAGATTAGTAAAAGCAAAAAATATATTTTTGCTTATTGATTCTTTTAAACAAGTTTTAAAAGAATATCAAAACACTGTTTTGTTAATTGTCGGTGACGGGGAACAAAAAGAAATTTTGCGCGCAAGAATCAAAAAAGAAAATTTAGAAAACATAATTTTTTTATTAGGCGCTGTCAATCATAATGAATTGCCGAATTATTATAAAGCAAGCGAATTTTTTGTTTTATCCTCAACAAACGAAAGTTTTGGAAAAGTTTTAATAGAAGCTGCGGCAACGAGCAAGCCGTCTGTAGCGTCTGACACTGTTGGAGCTCGCGAAATAATACAGAAAGATAAAACAGGTTTTATAGTTCCAATTAATAATAAAAAAGAATTATCAGAAAAAATTTTATTATTGCTTAAAGACAAAGAGAAAACAAAAGAAATGGGCAGACGCGCTTATGATTATGTTTTTAATAATTTTGGTTTTCAGGCAAGCGTAAAAAAAATTATTAAAATGTGGGAAGGAACAATAAAGAGTTAA
- a CDS encoding UDP-glucuronic acid decarboxylase family protein produces the protein MDKLKQKTVLITGGAGFIGSHLCDYFINNGDKVICVDSFFSGKKKNIEHLIKNKNFVLIKHNIIYPLRKNFDKIDEIYNLACPASPQQYQFDPILTLRTSVDGMRNMLEMARKYNAKILQASTSEIYGDPLENPQKESYFGNVDCLGKRSCYDEGKRAAESLCKDYNLQYGTDVRIVRLFNIYGPKMMFNDGRVMSNFILQSFLGENITVHGEGQQSRSFMYISDLIKAFVKIMEASKEKIGIGPINLGNPDERSIKSLAEDIKKRIKSRSKIIYIDYKEISERFGDPQQRCPDISKAKELLGWSPEIDFDFGVEKTIEDFKARLKEKTRIIIFAPTYLPLEGPAEKAVKKITNRLIGYDFDLFTTKFKKEFPKKEKINRVNIYRIGFGNKFDKYLLPFLATWQALKLHKKNRYEAVWGIMASYGSLAGIIFSLFSKTAFLVSLYEGKISEKKFLRKKILNPFYKIIFKRANHLQIATKLTDQQLAWAQDEKGIRTIDLDKGWDYVSKKTKEEFQELEILTSRL, from the coding sequence ATGGATAAATTAAAACAAAAAACAGTTTTAATCACAGGTGGTGCTGGGTTTATTGGTTCGCATCTGTGCGATTATTTTATTAACAACGGAGATAAAGTTATTTGCGTTGATTCTTTTTTTTCTGGCAAGAAAAAAAATATTGAACATCTTATTAAAAATAAAAATTTTGTTTTGATTAAGCACAATATAATTTATCCTCTTAGGAAGAATTTTGACAAAATAGATGAAATTTATAATTTGGCTTGTCCGGCAAGTCCGCAACAATATCAATTTGATCCGATTTTGACCTTAAGAACAAGCGTTGACGGAATGCGCAATATGTTAGAAATGGCTCGTAAATATAATGCTAAAATTTTGCAGGCTTCAACTTCTGAAATTTACGGCGATCCTTTAGAAAATCCGCAAAAAGAAAGTTATTTTGGAAATGTTGATTGTTTGGGAAAACGAAGTTGTTATGACGAGGGAAAACGAGCGGCTGAATCTTTATGCAAAGATTATAATTTGCAATATGGAACAGATGTTAGGATAGTGCGGCTTTTTAATATTTACGGACCAAAAATGATGTTTAACGACGGTAGAGTAATGTCTAATTTTATTTTGCAATCATTTTTGGGAGAGAATATTACAGTTCATGGAGAAGGACAACAATCTAGAAGTTTTATGTATATTAGCGATTTAATCAAAGCTTTTGTCAAAATAATGGAAGCGTCAAAAGAAAAAATAGGAATCGGACCGATAAATTTAGGCAATCCTGATGAGCGTTCAATTAAAAGCTTGGCAGAAGACATAAAAAAAAGAATCAAAAGCAGAAGTAAAATAATTTATATTGATTATAAAGAAATTTCCGAAAGATTCGGCGATCCACAGCAAAGATGTCCGGATATAAGCAAAGCAAAAGAACTGCTTGGCTGGAGTCCTGAAATAGATTTTGATTTTGGCGTTGAAAAAACAATAGAAGATTTTAAAGCAAGATTAAAAGAAAAAACCAGGATTATTATTTTTGCGCCGACTTATTTACCTCTTGAAGGTCCTGCTGAAAAAGCAGTTAAAAAAATTACTAATCGTTTAATCGGTTATGATTTTGATTTGTTCACTACTAAATTTAAAAAAGAATTTCCTAAAAAAGAAAAAATAAACAGAGTAAATATTTATCGTATAGGTTTTGGAAATAAATTTGATAAATATTTGCTTCCTTTTTTAGCAACTTGGCAAGCCCTAAAACTACATAAAAAAAATAGATATGAAGCTGTTTGGGGAATTATGGCAAGCTATGGATCTCTGGCGGGAATTATTTTTTCTTTGTTTTCTAAAACAGCATTTTTGGTAAGTCTTTATGAAGGAAAGATTAGCGAGAAAAAATTTTTGCGGAAAAAAATATTAAACCCATTTTATAAAATTATTTTTAAGCGCGCTAATCATTTGCAGATAGCTACGAAATTAACAGACCAGCAATTAGCGTGGGCGCAAGATGAAAAAGGGATAAGAACAATTGATTTGGATAAAGGATGGGATTATGTGTCTAAAAAAACAAAAGAAGAATTTCAAGAACTTGAAATTTTAACTTCCCGATTATAA
- a CDS encoding glycosyltransferase family 4 protein, protein MQKKKILYVVTLSEIGGAQKYVMDLAKNLREKYDIMVVAGGKINSPVFKKLTEEKIKYYPLKHLKRQLNPISDILSIFELRKLIKLFKPDIIHLNSSKASVIGSLAVNGIPRIKVIYTAHGFVFNESLNFFKKIFYKFVEKFFAIYKNKIITVSEFDKQSGIKNKIAPAEKFITINNGIDIHNLKFLSKEEARQKLNLPQTNIVIGTIANYYPVKALHRIIEVAKIITKKFNETKFILIGDGLEKEKLQKQIRKENLTNNFLLGPIENASCCLKAFDIFILPSKKEGFPYVILEAMLAEIPIVATNVGGISEMIDDNKNGFLVQSNTDKKLEQETIEQLARKIIYYLKNREIAKIFANEAYKKANKNFTLKRMIEKTEKVYND, encoded by the coding sequence ATGCAAAAGAAAAAAATTCTTTATGTTGTAACTCTGTCTGAAATTGGCGGAGCGCAAAAATATGTTATGGATTTAGCAAAGAATCTGCGTGAAAAATATGATATTATGGTTGTTGCCGGCGGTAAAATTAACAGTCCTGTTTTTAAAAAATTAACAGAAGAAAAAATAAAATATTATCCGCTTAAACATTTAAAAAGGCAATTAAATCCAATAAGCGATATTCTATCTATTTTTGAATTACGAAAATTAATAAAATTATTTAAGCCTGATATTATCCATCTTAACAGTTCAAAAGCAAGTGTTATTGGAAGTTTGGCGGTAAATGGCATTCCCAGAATTAAAGTAATTTACACAGCGCATGGATTTGTGTTTAATGAATCATTAAATTTTTTCAAAAAAATATTTTATAAATTTGTTGAAAAATTTTTCGCGATTTACAAAAACAAAATTATTACTGTTAGCGAATTTGACAAACAATCTGGAATTAAAAACAAGATAGCTCCTGCTGAAAAATTTATTACAATCAACAACGGAATTGATATTCATAATTTAAAATTTTTAAGCAAAGAAGAAGCAAGACAAAAATTAAACCTTCCACAAACAAACATTGTTATTGGAACAATCGCCAATTATTATCCTGTTAAAGCTTTGCACCGTATTATAGAAGTGGCAAAAATAATAACTAAAAAGTTTAATGAAACAAAATTTATTTTAATCGGCGATGGTTTAGAAAAAGAAAAATTGCAAAAACAAATCAGAAAAGAAAATTTAACAAATAATTTTCTTTTAGGACCTATTGAAAATGCTTCATGCTGTTTAAAAGCGTTTGATATTTTTATTTTGCCTTCCAAGAAAGAAGGATTCCCTTATGTTATTTTGGAAGCAATGTTAGCAGAAATTCCTATTGTTGCTACAAATGTTGGGGGAATTTCAGAAATGATTGACGATAATAAAAACGGATTTTTAGTCCAATCAAATACTGACAAAAAATTAGAGCAAGAGACAATAGAACAATTAGCAAGAAAAATAATCTATTATCTAAAAAATAGAGAAATCGCGAAAATTTTCGCTAATGAAGCATACAAAAAAGCAAATAAAAATTTTACTTTAAAAAGGATGATTGAAAAAACTGAAAAAGTATATAATGATTAA